The Salinibaculum sp. SYNS191 genome has a window encoding:
- a CDS encoding sulfatase, which yields MERSLLKKVLRTARRGDLRSLWEGMISRLQIPIPETVEVITEEKSPCWLISSETRQMFRLTESNYAPVIDASRLTLQSETNAEQIEVPIIGIHHSDSVSLRQIESDSGKILAETSIEIDHSFDYPPVLWQTFDLACDDRAVTIQISADDAESSWDVIPAHLFELDRRTELASTKLGCPAIIPERPQPPILLISIDALRYDCQEELRPMIDELEPDAIFPSEPRTQGTWTPPSHASMFTGTHPGKHGYVGWGEGKGDKRPIDPDLTTIPELLSDAGYKCSGLVSHTRILPEFGFGRGFHRFYSDRMSFADWITRSSDAKASVNTLIDWIEKDLNKREHSLFYFLHVFDPHYPYIPPTESLDSPTIDFTKPKRYWSQREAARGDNWSYLDGARGDLDIDPHLSEEMKSWYAKSVTYTANQIAKLLQYLKRAGLFDHALILITGDHGEEFGERGFTTHNSLYDENIRPFMAIKPPADSDWDSREQVDAIDFLPTIAELVNAEVPKHCDGTALQTDDHNGIRITERIYPDWYNVAVESDGIKGIFTYESNYPDRPCRDGIERGPQLSEYYRLERVRSGNYGEADIAPRQKNKLQTIIEEFVVDTMKEYTADVTASQPSSETMSHLKDLGYK from the coding sequence ATGGAAAGAAGTTTGCTCAAGAAAGTGCTTCGAACCGCTCGCCGCGGCGATCTCAGATCTCTCTGGGAGGGCATGATATCTCGTTTGCAGATACCGATCCCAGAGACAGTCGAAGTCATTACCGAGGAGAAGAGCCCGTGCTGGCTCATCTCAAGCGAAACTCGGCAGATGTTCCGACTCACCGAAAGCAACTATGCGCCTGTAATCGACGCTAGCCGGCTCACGCTCCAATCGGAGACCAATGCTGAACAAATAGAGGTCCCTATCATTGGGATCCACCACTCTGACAGTGTCTCCCTTCGGCAAATCGAGTCGGACTCGGGGAAGATTCTCGCAGAGACTTCAATTGAGATCGACCACTCTTTCGACTATCCGCCGGTCTTGTGGCAGACATTCGATCTTGCCTGTGATGATCGAGCGGTCACGATACAGATTAGTGCGGATGACGCTGAGTCCAGCTGGGACGTCATTCCTGCTCATCTCTTTGAACTCGACCGTCGGACAGAGCTAGCATCGACAAAACTCGGTTGCCCTGCCATCATTCCCGAACGCCCCCAGCCACCGATCCTGCTTATTTCAATTGACGCCCTGAGGTACGACTGTCAAGAGGAGCTCCGTCCCATGATTGACGAGCTTGAGCCGGACGCTATCTTTCCCTCGGAGCCGCGGACACAAGGAACCTGGACACCGCCATCCCACGCATCAATGTTCACCGGGACACACCCGGGAAAGCACGGATACGTCGGGTGGGGCGAAGGAAAAGGAGATAAACGCCCGATAGATCCCGACCTAACCACGATTCCGGAACTGCTGAGCGACGCCGGGTACAAGTGCTCTGGGCTGGTCAGTCACACACGGATTCTCCCAGAGTTCGGTTTTGGTCGCGGATTTCACCGATTTTACAGCGACAGAATGTCTTTCGCGGACTGGATCACTCGTTCAAGCGACGCAAAAGCGAGTGTTAATACGCTGATCGACTGGATCGAAAAGGATCTGAACAAGCGCGAGCACAGTTTATTCTACTTTCTACATGTCTTCGATCCTCACTACCCCTATATTCCCCCGACGGAGTCACTCGATTCACCAACGATCGACTTCACGAAACCCAAGAGATACTGGAGCCAGCGCGAAGCAGCGCGGGGAGACAACTGGAGCTACCTTGATGGGGCTCGCGGCGATCTTGATATAGATCCGCACCTCTCTGAAGAGATGAAAAGCTGGTACGCAAAGTCAGTTACGTATACCGCAAACCAGATCGCGAAACTGCTCCAGTATCTTAAAAGAGCTGGGCTCTTCGATCATGCCCTAATCCTGATCACTGGTGACCACGGCGAAGAGTTCGGAGAACGTGGATTCACGACTCATAATTCCCTGTACGATGAGAACATTCGACCATTCATGGCTATCAAGCCCCCTGCAGACAGTGACTGGGATAGCAGAGAACAGGTCGACGCTATTGATTTTCTCCCAACGATCGCTGAATTGGTAAATGCGGAGGTTCCCAAGCACTGTGATGGGACGGCACTGCAGACTGACGACCACAACGGAATCCGGATTACTGAGCGAATTTACCCAGATTGGTACAATGTAGCTGTAGAGAGCGATGGAATAAAAGGGATATTCACGTACGAATCAAACTACCCCGACCGGCCCTGTCGGGATGGTATAGAACGCGGCCCCCAGCTGAGTGAATATTACCGGCTCGAGAGAGTTCGATCAGGAAATTACGGTGAAGCAGACATTGCTCCGAGACAGAAGAATAAACTCCAAACAATAATCGAAGAGTTTGTCGTGGATACTATGAAAGAGTACACGGCGGACGTTACTGCGTCCCAACCGTCGTCTGAGACGATGAGCCATCTCAAAGATCTCGGCTACAAGTGA
- a CDS encoding DUF1616 domain-containing protein, whose translation MAISTVRQSEDLVAVMLAAVILCGAVVVTPVNHSLLLTVLALPLALFFPGYALIAALFPEEGKGPPTDDPGREGTGREFILDLNSGIDMIERMVFSFVMSILMTSFLGILLDTTPFSLRRESIAVTLTVVIVVTAGVGMVRRTSIPPENRFNIRKHLVQQGQRMTTASRSTFVINGLIIACLIITASGAIYAAQKADEGETFTELYLLSEDGSGNLINEVPQEFTSGKNETVHIGIENHEQREVTYTVSIQLQRIDHQSNQIVRSAKLDRYQVTLGEGEESVKKRQIQPPLEGENMRLVVFLYRGTQMREPTTENAYRDVYAWVNVIEGEST comes from the coding sequence ATGGCTATCTCGACTGTCCGGCAGAGCGAAGACCTCGTTGCCGTCATGCTGGCTGCCGTCATTCTCTGCGGAGCGGTTGTGGTCACCCCAGTCAATCATTCGCTGCTGCTGACAGTACTCGCGTTGCCCCTCGCCCTCTTTTTTCCAGGGTACGCGCTGATTGCCGCTCTTTTTCCAGAGGAAGGAAAGGGGCCGCCAACGGATGACCCGGGCAGGGAAGGTACCGGCAGAGAGTTCATATTGGATTTGAATTCAGGGATCGACATGATCGAGCGAATGGTCTTCTCTTTCGTGATGAGCATTTTGATGACGTCATTCCTCGGAATTCTACTTGACACGACACCCTTTAGCTTGAGACGCGAATCCATCGCTGTTACGCTAACTGTAGTAATCGTCGTCACGGCAGGTGTTGGGATGGTCCGTCGGACCTCAATTCCGCCTGAAAATCGATTCAACATTCGTAAACACCTCGTCCAACAGGGTCAGCGGATGACGACTGCCTCGCGGTCGACTTTCGTGATTAATGGACTGATAATCGCCTGTCTCATAATCACGGCCTCAGGAGCAATATACGCAGCGCAAAAGGCAGACGAGGGAGAGACGTTCACGGAACTGTATTTGCTGTCAGAAGATGGCAGCGGCAATCTTATCAATGAAGTCCCACAGGAATTCACGAGTGGCAAAAACGAGACCGTCCACATCGGAATAGAGAATCATGAACAGAGAGAAGTGACCTACACTGTTAGTATCCAACTCCAACGGATCGATCACCAGTCAAACCAGATCGTGCGATCTGCGAAACTGGATCGCTACCAGGTCACGCTTGGAGAAGGCGAGGAGTCGGTCAAGAAGCGACAAATTCAACCTCCACTCGAAGGTGAAAATATGCGTCTCGTCGTATTCCTCTACAGAGGGACTCAGATGAGAGAACCGACGACAGAAAATGCCTATCGGGACGTTTACGCATGGGTCAACGTGATCGAAGGAGAAAGTACGTAA
- a CDS encoding ABC transporter ATP-binding protein, producing MSDNYTRRAKLTALYRVAQFRPLYTTGIIILSIGAAVFEGIGISFILPIIELAQNNQISPGDAEGLLGLFLNVYQAAGVPFTLGYLVAGVGIVMTVRFTLSFLVAWLKVAIQTQYIRYLQEEGFESAVDARISYFDNEGSDDILNAIVTQSEYAGKVIRRSIEILQQGFMAAMFLTVALIVAPVLTILFAVFFGGLTLLFRYALEGAYSLGDEVAGANEQIQEAAQAGTQGIRDVKLFGMRQELLSQFTDAVESFERSKIRLSRNAAGIRNLHELSTAMSVFILIYLAITFTALTVGKLGIFLFAVFRLGPYLSKLNEELYNVEGDLPHLVRTQQFIDELEANHEWNRGEKPVPDPIDVVSFDSVNFSYEAEDDAILSDVSFQVKRGEFAAFVGPSGAGKSTIVSLIARMYRPDSGVIKANEVPIDRFDLSKWRSHISVVRQNPHIFNETLRENVTIGNRNATQEEIERVCRIAQVTEFLDDLPQGYDTVLGDDGIKLSGGQRQRIAIARALLKDAELLVLDEATSDLDTELEERVHRNIERLDRDYTILVIAHRLSTVINADRIYTMEDGQIVERGPHSELLQQGGTYARLYDVRS from the coding sequence ATGAGCGATAATTACACCCGTCGGGCGAAACTCACTGCACTCTACCGAGTCGCTCAGTTTCGCCCTCTGTACACAACCGGTATCATCATCCTCAGCATAGGCGCAGCAGTTTTTGAGGGCATCGGTATTAGTTTTATTCTCCCAATCATCGAACTTGCGCAGAATAATCAGATTAGCCCTGGTGATGCAGAGGGGCTTCTCGGGCTGTTCTTAAACGTATATCAAGCCGCAGGGGTGCCGTTCACATTAGGTTATCTTGTCGCTGGAGTCGGAATAGTCATGACGGTTCGATTTACGCTGAGTTTTCTCGTCGCGTGGCTCAAAGTGGCGATTCAGACGCAATACATCCGGTATCTACAGGAGGAGGGCTTCGAAAGCGCGGTTGATGCTCGTATTTCCTATTTCGATAATGAAGGCTCAGATGACATCCTGAACGCAATCGTCACGCAGTCGGAATACGCCGGCAAGGTGATCAGGCGCTCGATTGAAATCCTGCAGCAGGGATTCATGGCTGCGATGTTCCTCACCGTTGCGCTCATCGTCGCTCCGGTATTAACGATTCTGTTCGCGGTCTTTTTCGGTGGATTAACACTCCTCTTCAGGTATGCTCTTGAGGGTGCGTATTCGCTTGGAGACGAAGTCGCCGGTGCAAACGAGCAGATTCAGGAAGCCGCGCAGGCAGGTACGCAGGGAATTCGCGATGTGAAGCTCTTCGGGATGCGCCAGGAGTTACTCTCACAGTTCACCGACGCTGTCGAGAGTTTCGAACGCTCGAAAATCCGGCTCTCGCGCAACGCAGCGGGCATCCGAAATCTTCACGAACTCTCGACTGCGATGTCGGTTTTCATTCTCATATATCTCGCAATAACCTTTACTGCGCTGACGGTCGGCAAGCTCGGTATTTTCCTGTTTGCTGTCTTTCGACTTGGACCCTACCTGAGCAAACTCAACGAGGAACTTTACAACGTTGAAGGGGACCTTCCCCATCTCGTTCGAACACAACAGTTTATCGACGAACTCGAAGCAAACCATGAGTGGAATCGCGGCGAAAAGCCTGTCCCTGATCCGATAGATGTTGTCTCCTTCGACTCGGTCAACTTCAGCTACGAGGCAGAAGACGACGCGATCCTCAGTGACGTCTCATTTCAGGTAAAACGTGGTGAATTCGCCGCTTTCGTCGGGCCGTCCGGCGCAGGTAAGTCAACGATCGTTTCCCTGATCGCCCGGATGTACAGGCCAGATAGTGGGGTGATCAAAGCGAACGAAGTTCCGATTGATCGGTTCGACCTCTCCAAGTGGCGGTCACATATTTCAGTCGTGAGACAGAATCCTCACATCTTCAACGAAACCCTTCGAGAGAATGTTACCATCGGCAATCGCAACGCAACCCAAGAGGAGATTGAGCGCGTTTGCCGGATCGCGCAGGTGACTGAGTTCCTTGATGACCTCCCACAGGGCTATGATACAGTGTTAGGCGACGACGGAATCAAGCTCTCGGGCGGACAACGCCAGCGAATCGCTATCGCTCGCGCACTCCTGAAGGACGCCGAGCTACTGGTATTGGATGAGGCCACGAGCGATCTCGATACAGAACTGGAAGAGCGCGTCCACCGGAACATCGAACGTCTCGACCGGGATTACACTATACTCGTTATTGCACACCGGCTATCGACTGTGATCAACGCTGATCGGATCTACACGATGGAAGACGGCCAGATTGTTGAGCGTGGGCCCCACAGTGAACTCCTCCAGCAGGGCGGAACGTACGCCCGATTGTACGATGTTCGTAGCTGA
- a CDS encoding right-handed parallel beta-helix repeat-containing protein: MRKDDKQRHVLESLTRRQLLAAAALTGSIGAVGATTVENITDSNNENHQPAGTPDGNGSESGSPIVIDDFDSGEIHNKWGNGGNHATTTKFAQSGNHSAYRIKGSSLYDDGTRFPATVKNGGRFISWSFYVEQMNEWTSTRLGFNADGPPAPANFSEWYIDFANDKLLLRERVNGTTKVTARSPTQPLTAGEWYEIIAWWNHDTMECWIYDSAGTEVGHLAADDHRYKGDYWWLLDGETGTATGFDSIKFHKTHPHKSRHYTAQPPTETNTDQPPRSGLHVAPDGSDSNDGTADSPWGSIIYALKELASMDASGVTLHVHEGTYNESASTNKYIEIAGSKSNPTKIVGHGDAVINLSGIGTGEWGAAIALYRCKHLTVEGLTFEESPGYGLSSQEACVNLTIRDCVARRNGLSGFLMNPYGGVPKDAVVVENCESYANYHGANHADGFGVGPDHEHRSVVFRECVGHHNEDDGFDTHFANGDKFVRCVAYRNGFDLNEQPWHSNNSSGDGWKLGSPNSASGPAHLYECVAWDNRDFQLTLNGNPHTSTFYNCTVFNEATDTAGRPNVADWAGADHELRNCLSLHKDGNHLNRPSEFDDQYNNWNLDITDPSLQSHEPNNKLFLHLTEGSPCIDAGVDVGLEYSGRAPDLGAYEYALETTPLL, encoded by the coding sequence ATGAGAAAAGATGACAAGCAAAGACACGTGCTCGAATCGCTAACGCGCCGGCAGCTGCTGGCAGCAGCGGCGCTCACCGGAAGCATTGGGGCAGTCGGCGCAACGACAGTCGAAAACATCACCGATTCCAACAATGAAAATCACCAGCCTGCAGGTACCCCTGATGGGAACGGGAGCGAAAGCGGATCTCCGATTGTCATAGACGATTTCGACAGTGGGGAGATACACAACAAGTGGGGAAATGGGGGAAATCACGCTACGACGACAAAATTCGCTCAATCGGGAAACCACTCGGCCTATCGTATCAAGGGGAGTTCGCTCTACGACGATGGGACCAGATTCCCGGCCACAGTGAAAAATGGCGGTCGGTTCATTTCCTGGTCGTTCTATGTTGAGCAAATGAACGAGTGGACATCCACCCGATTGGGGTTCAATGCCGACGGCCCGCCCGCACCCGCTAACTTCAGCGAGTGGTATATTGATTTCGCCAACGACAAACTGCTGTTGCGCGAGCGCGTCAACGGCACGACAAAAGTCACTGCACGGTCGCCGACGCAGCCGTTGACAGCAGGAGAATGGTACGAGATTATCGCATGGTGGAATCACGACACAATGGAGTGTTGGATCTACGATAGCGCTGGCACTGAGGTTGGCCACCTGGCTGCAGACGACCACCGTTATAAGGGTGATTACTGGTGGCTCCTCGATGGGGAGACTGGCACCGCAACGGGCTTTGATAGCATCAAGTTTCACAAAACGCACCCGCACAAAAGTCGCCACTACACTGCCCAGCCACCAACGGAGACGAACACGGACCAGCCGCCACGTTCGGGTTTACATGTCGCCCCCGACGGAAGCGACAGCAACGACGGCACTGCCGACAGCCCCTGGGGCAGCATCATATACGCTCTCAAAGAGCTGGCATCGATGGATGCTTCGGGGGTGACGCTGCACGTCCACGAGGGTACCTACAACGAATCCGCCTCCACCAACAAGTACATAGAAATCGCGGGTTCGAAGAGCAACCCGACAAAGATCGTCGGCCACGGTGACGCCGTGATCAACCTCTCTGGCATCGGTACTGGGGAGTGGGGTGCGGCGATCGCCCTCTATCGGTGCAAGCACCTAACGGTCGAGGGACTCACGTTCGAGGAGTCTCCCGGTTATGGCCTCAGTTCGCAAGAGGCGTGCGTCAATCTCACGATCCGCGATTGCGTGGCCCGCCGAAACGGTCTCTCCGGGTTCCTGATGAACCCCTATGGCGGCGTCCCGAAGGATGCTGTCGTGGTCGAAAATTGTGAATCCTATGCCAACTACCACGGTGCCAATCACGCCGACGGTTTCGGTGTCGGTCCAGACCACGAACATCGGAGCGTTGTCTTCAGAGAGTGCGTTGGCCACCACAACGAAGACGATGGCTTCGACACACACTTCGCCAACGGCGACAAGTTCGTCCGCTGTGTTGCCTATCGCAATGGCTTTGATCTTAACGAACAGCCATGGCATTCAAACAACAGCTCAGGTGATGGTTGGAAACTCGGGAGTCCAAATAGTGCCAGTGGTCCAGCTCATCTGTATGAGTGTGTCGCCTGGGATAACCGCGATTTCCAGTTAACCCTCAATGGCAACCCTCATACCTCCACGTTCTACAACTGCACAGTGTTTAATGAAGCCACGGACACTGCCGGGAGACCGAATGTCGCGGACTGGGCGGGCGCAGATCACGAACTTCGAAACTGTCTCTCACTACATAAAGACGGCAACCACCTGAATAGGCCATCTGAATTCGACGATCAGTATAATAACTGGAATCTTGATATCACTGATCCATCGCTCCAATCACACGAACCCAACAACAAACTCTTTTTGCACCTCACAGAAGGGAGTCCATGTATCGACGCTGGCGTTGACGTCGGACTCGAGTACAGTGGCCGCGCACCGGACTTAGGAGCCTACGAATATGCCCTCGAAACCACGCCGTTACTTTGA
- a CDS encoding polysaccharide deacetylase family protein: protein MQAVMYHYVRPNTDQPPYEYYYLDLEDFRRQLDYFEEEYGFVGRETFLSCLNGETGSTGEGIILTFDDGLRDHHEWVLPELRRRGLWGLFFISGPLQKHLLPVHRIHSILGTVDHKELIDVYEDIVDESDITDAGVEEFGEIYSEYDSAERTQRFKRGLNYLVPYDRLPAIFEELNDRVAGTTQVDPAEFYMTREQLRELSEAGMLLGGHTVTHPALSRLSPEAQREEIHRSLEFIQDVADPPVRTFAYPYGGSEMYNKTTVSILDKEDCDLAFTTEAGNFSPDDMQTAPLTLPRKDCNEYEHGEASIA, encoded by the coding sequence ATGCAGGCAGTGATGTATCACTACGTCCGGCCGAACACGGATCAGCCGCCATACGAGTATTACTACCTCGATCTCGAGGATTTCAGGCGTCAACTCGATTACTTCGAAGAAGAATACGGGTTCGTCGGCCGGGAAACCTTCTTGTCATGTCTGAACGGCGAGACTGGTTCCACAGGTGAAGGGATCATCCTGACCTTCGACGATGGCTTGCGGGATCACCACGAGTGGGTGCTGCCGGAGTTGCGGCGACGAGGCCTCTGGGGGCTATTTTTCATATCTGGACCGCTCCAGAAACATCTATTGCCTGTCCATCGTATCCATTCAATACTGGGAACTGTCGACCATAAAGAGTTAATCGACGTGTACGAGGATATCGTCGACGAGTCGGATATCACTGACGCAGGAGTTGAGGAATTCGGAGAGATCTACTCGGAGTACGACTCGGCGGAGAGAACGCAGAGATTCAAACGGGGATTGAACTATCTCGTCCCATACGACCGTTTGCCGGCGATATTCGAGGAACTGAATGATCGTGTGGCTGGGACAACGCAGGTCGACCCAGCTGAGTTTTATATGACTCGTGAACAACTCCGCGAACTCTCTGAGGCGGGGATGCTCTTAGGCGGGCATACAGTCACTCACCCGGCACTGTCGAGACTGTCACCGGAAGCACAGCGTGAAGAGATCCATCGTTCGCTCGAGTTTATTCAGGATGTCGCTGATCCACCGGTACGCACTTTCGCGTACCCCTACGGTGGCTCGGAGATGTACAACAAAACAACAGTGAGTATACTCGATAAGGAAGACTGCGATCTCGCCTTCACTACCGAAGCTGGAAATTTCTCCCCGGATGACATGCAAACGGCACCCCTTACGTTACCCCGCAAAGACTGCAATGAGTACGAACACGGCGAAGCATCAATTGCCTAA
- a CDS encoding oxidoreductase, translating into MASLFDLSGKVALVTGGAGLLGRALSEGLAEHDASVVIGDTAVQAGSALASDLGSDAEFRELDITSEKSIKRTIQDVHETYDGIDVLVNSAYPRTDTYGQRYEEVTFDNWRQNLDMHLDGYFFTSYTVSKLMMTDGNGGSIINIGSTYGTQAPDFSIYEGTDMTSPVEYAGIKGGVINLTRYLASYLGKFGIRANALSPGGIFNDQAQRFVEEYKRRTPLGRMAEPEDFKGPIIFLASDASRYVTGHNLLVDGGWTIC; encoded by the coding sequence ATGGCAAGCCTGTTCGACCTGAGCGGAAAGGTCGCGCTCGTAACCGGCGGTGCCGGTCTGCTCGGCCGCGCGCTTTCTGAGGGACTCGCTGAACACGACGCCTCGGTGGTAATCGGCGATACAGCCGTTCAAGCTGGATCTGCGTTGGCAAGTGATCTTGGTTCCGACGCCGAGTTCCGAGAGTTGGATATCACGTCGGAGAAGTCAATCAAAAGAACGATTCAGGACGTTCACGAGACTTACGATGGAATCGACGTTCTTGTCAACAGTGCTTACCCCCGAACTGATACGTACGGACAGCGGTACGAAGAGGTGACGTTTGATAACTGGCGACAGAACCTCGATATGCACCTTGACGGGTACTTCTTTACCTCCTATACCGTCTCGAAGCTGATGATGACGGACGGCAATGGTGGGAGCATTATCAACATCGGATCGACGTACGGCACTCAAGCGCCGGATTTCTCTATCTACGAAGGGACAGACATGACGAGTCCAGTCGAGTATGCAGGTATCAAGGGGGGCGTCATCAACCTCACGCGATATCTCGCCTCGTATCTCGGGAAGTTCGGAATCCGTGCAAACGCACTGAGTCCAGGTGGGATTTTCAACGACCAGGCTCAGCGCTTCGTCGAGGAGTACAAGCGCCGGACGCCGCTCGGTCGGATGGCTGAACCCGAGGATTTCAAAGGCCCCATTATATTTCTGGCGTCGGACGCATCCAGATACGTAACGGGTCACAATCTCCTTGTCGACGGCGGATGGACTATCTGTTAG
- a CDS encoding acylneuraminate cytidylyltransferase family protein has protein sequence MSNAERVVAAIPARGGSKSVRRKNVREVGGKPLLAWSIEVAIETDAIGRTIVSTDSDEIAAVAKEYGAEVSERPARLAADDALVIDTLRDLIKKLRRDGEQAKYMAMLEPTCPFRAPKDVQSALDLLMKENFDSVASFTDAKLNPHRAWTIEDNQPRTVTDAASPWQPRQALPEAYELNGGVYAFVMDALPDSGPALLFGHSGAITMPPERSVDIDQPLDLEFARLIADRRH, from the coding sequence ATGAGTAATGCAGAGCGCGTCGTAGCGGCCATTCCTGCACGTGGAGGAAGCAAGTCGGTGCGACGAAAGAACGTCCGCGAGGTCGGCGGAAAGCCACTTCTGGCCTGGTCGATCGAGGTCGCAATCGAAACAGACGCAATCGGGCGAACGATTGTGTCGACGGATAGTGACGAGATTGCAGCCGTCGCAAAAGAGTACGGGGCAGAGGTCTCTGAGCGCCCTGCTCGGCTGGCAGCCGACGACGCGTTGGTTATCGACACGCTCAGAGACCTCATCAAGAAACTTCGGCGCGATGGCGAACAAGCGAAGTATATGGCGATGCTGGAACCGACGTGTCCGTTTCGCGCCCCCAAGGATGTCCAGTCGGCTCTTGACCTGCTCATGAAAGAGAACTTCGATTCGGTTGCCAGCTTCACGGACGCAAAACTCAATCCGCACCGAGCTTGGACTATCGAAGATAATCAGCCGCGGACGGTCACCGACGCCGCAAGTCCCTGGCAACCGCGGCAGGCGTTGCCCGAGGCGTATGAACTGAATGGCGGCGTGTACGCGTTCGTCATGGACGCGCTCCCCGACAGCGGACCGGCTTTATTGTTTGGCCACTCTGGGGCGATCACAATGCCGCCCGAGCGTTCTGTGGATATTGACCAACCTCTTGACCTCGAATTCGCTCGCCTGATCGCCGACAGACGTCATTGA
- a CDS encoding SDR family NAD(P)-dependent oxidoreductase, which translates to MAEPLVLTGASSGIGRSLAHHLADEYHVIALSRRIERMEAAFDENPDVTPYALDLQKFDTIRNRMAEIRETHGDPLYLINNAGINISAEIAHLDPKEVLRSMRVNALAPIVLFQEVLPGMADAGFGRVINVTSGAPLNCPEGAGPYSSSKGALNSLTVTAAAEWEDENIKINLMSPGPCRTEMAPEGPLDPAACHPTVDYLLSIDEDGPTGRFFWLGYEVPLFPELGDVQWMEGIGSEQMTRVLDREPYRPKP; encoded by the coding sequence ATGGCGGAACCACTCGTACTGACAGGGGCGAGTAGCGGAATCGGTCGCTCGCTTGCACATCATCTCGCTGATGAGTACCACGTTATCGCCCTTTCTCGCCGAATCGAACGAATGGAAGCAGCCTTCGACGAGAACCCCGACGTCACGCCGTATGCACTTGATCTCCAGAAATTCGACACTATCCGGAATCGGATGGCCGAGATCCGGGAAACACACGGTGATCCGCTGTATCTCATCAACAACGCTGGTATCAACATCAGTGCGGAGATTGCCCACCTTGATCCTAAAGAAGTGCTCCGCTCGATGCGGGTTAACGCGCTCGCACCCATTGTGCTCTTCCAAGAGGTCCTTCCCGGCATGGCAGACGCGGGGTTTGGGCGTGTCATCAACGTTACCTCTGGAGCGCCGCTGAACTGTCCGGAGGGCGCTGGGCCATATAGCAGTTCAAAAGGGGCACTCAACAGCCTGACCGTGACGGCGGCAGCGGAGTGGGAAGATGAAAACATCAAGATCAACCTGATGAGCCCCGGCCCGTGTCGAACGGAGATGGCGCCGGAGGGGCCGCTCGATCCCGCCGCGTGCCATCCTACTGTCGATTACCTCCTCTCCATAGACGAGGACGGTCCAACTGGGCGGTTCTTTTGGCTCGGCTACGAAGTCCCGTTGTTCCCCGAATTAGGCGACGTCCAGTGGATGGAAGGGATCGGAAGTGAGCAGATGACGCGTGTACTCGACAGGGAGCCCTACCGACCCAAGCCATGA
- a CDS encoding Gfo/Idh/MocA family protein — MSQDDLRLGVIGISKGNGHPYSFASIVNGYSADGFAESEWEVILDYLEERDPAEFGFCNVEVSHAWTQDPEETEKLRAAAKIPHTVDNPERLIDLELDGILLLRDDYETHLDFARPFLDADTPVFIDKPLTMDVEELAAFEPALRSGQLMSCSGLRYARELDDARSDLAAYGDLRAVRGSVVFDWTHYGIHVLEAILSVVDAQPTAVFSTPSDHESLTIETDAAYSIQIDALGDAPVVFDIDIYGSEKTTRHELTDNFQAFRRTLYHFIQSIRTKSPAIPPEETLTVIRTLIAGRRAHVSDEVIKISTVDL; from the coding sequence ATGAGCCAGGATGATCTTCGGTTGGGCGTTATCGGAATCAGTAAGGGGAATGGCCACCCGTACTCGTTCGCTTCAATCGTCAACGGCTATTCGGCCGATGGCTTCGCCGAATCGGAGTGGGAAGTCATCCTCGATTATCTTGAGGAGCGCGATCCGGCGGAGTTTGGGTTCTGCAACGTCGAAGTCAGCCACGCTTGGACCCAGGATCCAGAAGAAACAGAAAAACTCCGTGCTGCCGCCAAGATTCCACATACAGTCGACAATCCTGAGAGATTGATTGACCTCGAGTTAGACGGGATATTACTCCTCCGAGACGACTATGAAACTCACCTTGACTTCGCCCGGCCATTCCTTGACGCCGATACCCCTGTGTTCATTGACAAACCCCTGACGATGGATGTAGAGGAGCTCGCAGCGTTCGAGCCAGCGCTCCGGAGTGGTCAGCTGATGTCCTGCTCCGGGCTGCGGTACGCGCGTGAACTCGACGATGCACGGAGTGATCTTGCAGCCTACGGCGACTTAAGAGCTGTTCGTGGAAGTGTTGTCTTCGACTGGACGCACTATGGTATTCACGTCCTCGAGGCAATCCTCTCGGTCGTCGACGCCCAACCAACAGCGGTTTTCTCAACGCCGTCAGATCACGAATCACTGACCATTGAGACCGACGCGGCCTATTCGATTCAGATCGACGCCCTGGGAGATGCACCCGTCGTGTTCGACATCGATATTTATGGTTCGGAGAAGACGACAAGACACGAACTCACCGATAACTTTCAGGCATTCAGGCGGACACTCTATCATTTCATCCAGAGTATTCGAACCAAATCCCCGGCTATCCCACCGGAAGAGACACTGACTGTCATCCGAACGCTTATCGCTGGTCGACGGGCCCACGTTTCTGACGAAGTTATCAAAATAAGTACTGTCGACCTCTGA